A region from the Streptomyces lydicus genome encodes:
- a CDS encoding ABC transporter ATP-binding protein: MPVCAVRDLVKTYPAMRGRRGAARASAVRANDGITLDVHRGEIFGLLGPNGAGKSTLVRQLTGLLRPDSGSISVLGHDLVRHPERAARLLGYLGQESTALDEMTVALAVETTGRLRGLGAREARAERDAVIGELGLDALTGRALKKLSGGQRRLACLATALIGERPLLVLDEPTTGMDPVARRAVWAAVDRRRAERGATVVLVTHNVLEAESVLDRVAVIDRGRVIACDTPGGLKEMVSEEVRLELVWRDRPPLEVPEVAALEAAAHTSGRRWTLRLPADRARSAVAAVTAGPAFAALDDFTLATPSLEDVYLALGGRAEGLVKA; encoded by the coding sequence ATGCCGGTGTGCGCCGTGCGGGACCTGGTCAAGACGTACCCCGCGATGCGCGGGCGCCGCGGGGCGGCACGGGCATCCGCCGTACGCGCCAACGACGGCATCACCCTGGACGTGCACCGCGGCGAGATCTTCGGACTGCTCGGCCCCAACGGAGCCGGCAAGTCCACCCTGGTCCGCCAGCTGACCGGGCTGCTGCGCCCGGACTCCGGCAGCATCTCCGTACTGGGCCACGACCTGGTGCGCCACCCGGAGCGGGCCGCCCGGCTGCTGGGCTACCTGGGGCAGGAGTCCACCGCCCTGGACGAGATGACCGTCGCGCTGGCCGTGGAGACCACCGGCCGGCTGCGCGGCCTCGGCGCCCGCGAGGCGCGCGCCGAGCGGGACGCGGTGATCGGCGAGCTGGGCCTCGACGCCCTCACCGGACGGGCGCTGAAGAAGCTGTCCGGCGGGCAGCGGCGGCTGGCCTGCCTGGCCACCGCGCTGATCGGCGAGCGTCCGCTGCTGGTGCTGGACGAACCGACGACCGGGATGGACCCGGTCGCCCGGCGCGCCGTGTGGGCCGCGGTGGACCGGCGCCGGGCCGAGCGCGGCGCCACGGTGGTGTTGGTGACCCACAACGTGCTGGAGGCCGAGAGCGTGCTCGACCGGGTCGCGGTGATCGACCGGGGCCGGGTCATCGCCTGCGACACGCCCGGCGGGCTCAAGGAGATGGTGAGCGAGGAGGTCCGGCTGGAGCTGGTGTGGCGTGACCGCCCGCCGCTGGAGGTGCCCGAGGTCGCCGCCCTGGAAGCCGCCGCGCACACCTCGGGACGCCGCTGGACCCTGCGCCTGCCCGCCGACCGGGCCCGGTCCGCCGTCGCCGCGGTCACCGCGGGCCCCGCCTTCGCGGCCCTGGACGATTTCACGCTGGCCACGCCCAGCCTGGAGGATGTGTACCTCGCCCTGGGGGGCCGGGCGGAGGGACTGGTCAAGGCGTGA
- a CDS encoding ABC transporter permease — translation MVPVQAAAGAVPEAGARPEEAAPLAPRARLVPALAAVYRAQLSRARVARIPLLFVATFQSIGIMVLLRGVVDGGDPARSVVSGSSVLVVAFVALNLLAQYFGQLRAGGGLDHYATLPVPPAAVVLGAAAAYASFTVPGTVVTAVTGCVLFQLPMAHLWVLAAVLPLAGAALAGLGAALGLLAPRPELATLCGQLGMSAALLLGVLPAERMPAVIGWARDLLPSTYGVEAMARSFDPHPDWVAVCADLGVCAAVGVLSLAFATWAYRRAAAR, via the coding sequence GTGGTTCCCGTGCAGGCGGCGGCCGGGGCGGTCCCGGAAGCCGGGGCACGGCCCGAGGAGGCCGCGCCGCTGGCACCGCGCGCCCGCCTGGTGCCCGCGCTGGCGGCCGTCTACCGCGCCCAGCTCTCCCGGGCCCGGGTCGCACGGATCCCGCTGCTGTTCGTCGCCACCTTCCAGTCCATCGGGATCATGGTCCTGCTGCGCGGGGTGGTCGACGGCGGCGATCCGGCCCGGTCCGTGGTCTCCGGCTCCAGCGTGCTGGTCGTCGCCTTCGTGGCGCTCAACCTCCTCGCCCAGTACTTCGGCCAGCTGCGGGCCGGCGGCGGGCTCGACCACTACGCGACGCTGCCGGTGCCGCCGGCCGCCGTGGTGCTCGGCGCCGCCGCCGCGTACGCCTCGTTCACCGTGCCGGGGACGGTGGTCACCGCGGTCACCGGCTGTGTGCTCTTCCAGCTGCCGATGGCCCACCTGTGGGTGCTGGCCGCCGTGCTCCCGCTCGCCGGGGCGGCGCTGGCCGGTCTCGGCGCGGCCCTCGGCCTGCTCGCCCCCCGCCCCGAACTCGCCACACTCTGCGGCCAGTTGGGGATGTCGGCGGCGCTGCTGCTGGGTGTGCTGCCGGCCGAGCGGATGCCCGCGGTGATCGGCTGGGCGCGCGATCTGCTGCCCTCGACCTACGGCGTGGAGGCGATGGCACGCAGCTTCGACCCGCATCCCGACTGGGTCGCGGTCTGCGCCGACCTGGGCGTCTGCGCGGCCGTCGGGGTGCTCTCGCTGGCCTTCGCCACCTGGGCGTACCGCCGGGCGGCGGCCCGATGA
- the ybaK gene encoding Cys-tRNA(Pro) deacylase yields MAKKSRKSVGTPATVALTTAGVPFTTHSYEHDPAAPSYGEEAAQALGVAPEQVFKTLLADVDGALTVAVVPVSGSLDLKALAAAVGGKRATMADPAAAERSTGYVRGGISPLGQRKRLPTVVDASAEGRPTVCVSAGRRGLEVELSPADLVALTGARLAPIARD; encoded by the coding sequence GTGGCGAAGAAGTCCAGGAAATCCGTCGGCACCCCTGCCACGGTCGCCCTCACCACGGCGGGCGTCCCGTTCACCACGCACTCCTACGAGCACGACCCGGCCGCCCCGTCGTACGGGGAGGAGGCCGCCCAGGCTCTCGGCGTCGCGCCCGAGCAGGTGTTCAAGACGCTGCTGGCGGATGTCGACGGCGCGTTGACGGTGGCCGTGGTCCCGGTGTCGGGGTCGTTGGACCTCAAGGCGCTGGCGGCGGCGGTGGGCGGCAAGCGGGCCACGATGGCCGACCCGGCGGCGGCCGAGCGCAGCACGGGCTACGTCCGGGGCGGGATCTCCCCGCTGGGCCAGCGCAAACGGCTGCCCACGGTCGTGGACGCCTCGGCCGAGGGGCGGCCGACGGTCTGTGTGTCGGCGGGGCGGCGGGGCCTGGAGGTCGAGCTGTCGCCGGCGGATCTGGTGGCGCTCACGGGGGCGCGCCTCGCGCCGATCGCCCGCGACTGA
- a CDS encoding LON peptidase substrate-binding domain-containing protein → MTSLRLPLFPLNSVLFPGLVLPLNVFEARYRAMMRDLSAVPEDDRRFAVIAIRDGREVAPTAQGMPDDATLPSADGPAAGFGDDPIQAFHAVGCIADAATIREKSDDDDTGYEVLATGTTRFRLLSVDASGPYLTGELEELEDGDGEGAGALASGVVRAFRTYQKRLAWANERTLSSGQDLPADPSVLSYLVAAAAVLDVPAKQRLLEAPDTASRLGQELKLLRQESALLGKLPSLPAVDLTRQPTSPN, encoded by the coding sequence GTGACCTCCCTGCGCCTACCGCTCTTCCCGCTGAACTCGGTGCTGTTCCCGGGACTCGTGCTCCCGCTGAACGTCTTCGAGGCGCGGTACCGGGCGATGATGCGTGATCTGAGCGCGGTGCCCGAGGACGACCGCCGCTTCGCCGTGATCGCGATCCGGGACGGCCGCGAGGTCGCCCCCACCGCGCAGGGCATGCCGGACGATGCCACCCTGCCGTCCGCTGACGGCCCCGCGGCGGGCTTCGGCGACGACCCGATACAGGCGTTCCACGCCGTGGGCTGTATCGCCGACGCGGCGACCATCCGGGAGAAGTCGGACGACGACGACACCGGCTACGAGGTCCTGGCCACCGGCACCACCCGCTTCCGGCTGCTGTCGGTGGACGCCTCGGGGCCGTATCTGACCGGCGAGCTGGAGGAGCTGGAGGACGGCGACGGAGAGGGCGCGGGCGCGCTCGCCTCGGGCGTCGTACGGGCCTTCCGTACCTACCAGAAGCGGCTGGCCTGGGCGAACGAGCGGACCCTGTCGAGCGGGCAGGACCTGCCCGCCGATCCGTCGGTGCTGTCCTATCTGGTCGCCGCGGCGGCCGTGCTGGACGTCCCCGCCAAGCAGCGGCTGCTGGAGGCACCGGACACCGCGTCCCGGCTGGGGCAGGAGCTGAAACTCCTTCGCCAGGAATCGGCGCTGCTCGGTAAGCTCCCGTCGCTGCCGGCGGTGGACCTGACCCGGCAGCCGACGAGCCCCAACTGA
- a CDS encoding oxidoreductase, with protein MTEPGDGDAPADLQLTSAEWSMWQAFRNGSTCDLHIGDPARDDPHGQHLWGPERRVRARVVALLLLDGPPPQPGRVSALELTGAYITDTLDLAGGTIKPFVELRDCRFEAEVVLPESRFTTLRMVNCAIPRLEAARLHTEGDLHLPRCVVHSGVRLTDAHIGTDLMLNQTVVHKDRQGRSITADGMTVAQDLQAEMMESYGELSLRGATIGVSLSLRGSRLSNPFGRRALNAPQLTVERTLYLTAAGLANSPFSSSATPPYGTAHTPSRGTRMQRFECEGGMRLDDGRFGDAVDFEHARFIMESDQELSLRRIQTPELRFLCDRPQRGRVILSGARVVNLIDKSASWPGLGGLWMAGFAYETLIPRGPFPLALRLQWVAAATPEYAPEPYEMLAASLRTTGEDADAREVLLAKQRRRRETLPLAAKAWGFLQDWTVAYGYRPGRAAVWMAILWAIGTAYFSMSPPPPLKAGEAPPWNPYLYSLDLLLPVIDLNQSAAWKPGGGAQWVAAVLILAGWVLATTVAAGASRLLRRQ; from the coding sequence GTGACCGAGCCCGGGGACGGCGACGCACCCGCCGATCTGCAGCTGACATCGGCGGAATGGAGCATGTGGCAGGCCTTCCGCAACGGCAGCACCTGTGATCTGCACATCGGCGACCCGGCCCGCGACGATCCGCACGGGCAGCATCTGTGGGGCCCGGAGCGCCGGGTGCGGGCCAGGGTCGTGGCGTTACTGCTGCTCGACGGGCCGCCGCCGCAACCGGGGCGGGTCTCCGCGCTGGAGCTCACCGGCGCGTACATCACGGACACTCTCGACCTTGCGGGCGGCACGATCAAGCCATTCGTGGAGCTGCGGGACTGCCGCTTCGAGGCCGAGGTGGTGCTGCCGGAGAGCCGGTTCACCACGCTGCGGATGGTGAACTGCGCGATACCCCGGCTGGAGGCGGCCCGGCTGCACACCGAGGGCGATCTCCATCTGCCGCGCTGTGTGGTGCACTCCGGCGTCCGGCTCACCGACGCGCACATCGGCACGGACCTGATGCTCAACCAGACCGTGGTGCACAAGGACCGGCAGGGCCGGTCCATCACGGCGGACGGGATGACCGTCGCCCAGGACCTGCAGGCCGAGATGATGGAGTCCTACGGGGAGCTGTCGCTGCGCGGCGCCACCATCGGCGTGTCGCTGAGCCTGCGGGGCAGCCGTCTGAGCAACCCCTTCGGCCGGCGGGCGCTGAACGCCCCGCAGCTGACCGTCGAGCGCACCCTCTATCTGACCGCCGCGGGCCTGGCCAACTCGCCGTTCTCCAGCAGCGCCACTCCCCCGTACGGCACCGCCCACACCCCCTCGCGCGGTACCCGTATGCAGCGCTTCGAGTGCGAGGGCGGGATGCGGCTGGACGACGGGCGGTTCGGCGACGCGGTCGACTTTGAGCACGCCCGGTTCATCATGGAGTCCGACCAGGAGCTGTCGCTGCGCCGCATCCAGACGCCCGAGCTGCGCTTCCTGTGCGACCGGCCGCAGCGCGGCCGGGTGATCCTCTCCGGTGCCCGGGTCGTCAACCTCATCGACAAATCGGCGAGCTGGCCGGGGCTCGGCGGGCTGTGGATGGCCGGCTTCGCCTACGAGACGCTGATCCCGCGCGGCCCCTTCCCGCTGGCGCTGCGGCTGCAGTGGGTGGCCGCGGCGACCCCGGAGTACGCGCCCGAGCCGTACGAGATGCTGGCCGCCTCGCTGCGCACCACCGGCGAGGACGCGGACGCCCGCGAGGTCCTGCTCGCCAAACAGCGCCGCCGCCGCGAGACGCTGCCGCTGGCGGCCAAGGCCTGGGGCTTCCTCCAGGACTGGACGGTGGCCTACGGCTACCGCCCGGGACGGGCCGCGGTGTGGATGGCCATCCTGTGGGCGATCGGCACGGCCTACTTCTCGATGTCCCCGCCCCCGCCCCTCAAGGCGGGCGAGGCCCCGCCCTGGAACCCCTACCTCTACTCCCTGGACCTCCTCCTGCCGGTGATCGACCTCAACCAGAGCGCCGCGTGGAAACCGGGCGGCGGCGCGCAGTGGGTGGCCGCCGTCCTGATCCTGGCGGGCTGGGTGCTGGCCACGACGGTGGCGGCGGGGGCGTCGCGGCTTTTGCGGCGGCAGTAG
- the hisD gene encoding histidinol dehydrogenase, whose protein sequence is MISRIDLRGDALPEGGALRDLLPRAEFDVEAALEKVRPICEDVRHRGTAALIDYARRFDGVEIERVRVPAEALRAALDALDPAVRAALEESIRRARIVHREQRRTDVTTKVVPGGTVTERWVPVERVGLYVPGGLAVYPSSVVMNVVPAQEAGVTGIAVTSPPQKEFGGRPHPTILAACALLGVDEVYAAGGAQAIAMFAYGTEECLPVNLVTGPGNIFVASAKRLLKGRIGIDAEAGPTEIAVLADATADPEHVAADLISQAEHDTLAAAVLVTDSTELADAVEDALKRQVAATKHIERITEALAGRQSAVVLVDGIDEGLRVVDAYGAEHLEIQTADASAVAARVRNAGAVFVGPWAPVSLGDYCAGSNHVLPTGGCACHSSGLSVQSFLRGIHVVDYSRDALAEVAHHVVTLAEAEDLPAHGAALKARFEWKVPQSK, encoded by the coding sequence GTGATCTCCCGAATCGATCTGCGCGGTGACGCCCTCCCCGAGGGTGGCGCCCTGCGCGACCTGCTGCCCCGTGCCGAGTTCGACGTGGAAGCCGCCCTGGAGAAGGTGCGGCCCATCTGCGAGGACGTACGCCATCGCGGCACCGCGGCGCTGATCGATTACGCGCGGCGGTTCGACGGCGTCGAGATCGAGCGCGTGCGGGTGCCCGCCGAGGCACTGCGCGCGGCCCTCGACGCGCTGGACCCGGCCGTGCGCGCCGCCCTGGAGGAGTCCATCCGGCGCGCCCGGATCGTCCACCGCGAGCAGCGCCGCACCGACGTCACCACCAAGGTCGTCCCCGGCGGCACGGTCACCGAACGCTGGGTCCCCGTCGAGCGGGTGGGCCTCTACGTCCCCGGCGGCCTGGCGGTCTACCCGTCGTCCGTGGTCATGAACGTCGTCCCCGCGCAGGAGGCCGGCGTCACGGGCATCGCCGTCACCTCCCCGCCGCAGAAGGAGTTCGGCGGCCGGCCGCACCCGACCATCCTCGCCGCCTGCGCCCTGCTCGGCGTCGACGAGGTCTACGCCGCCGGCGGCGCCCAGGCCATCGCGATGTTCGCGTACGGCACCGAGGAGTGCCTGCCGGTCAACCTCGTCACGGGCCCCGGCAACATCTTCGTCGCCTCCGCCAAGCGCCTCCTCAAGGGCCGGATCGGCATCGACGCCGAGGCCGGCCCCACCGAGATCGCGGTCCTCGCGGACGCCACCGCCGACCCCGAGCACGTCGCCGCCGACCTGATCAGCCAGGCCGAGCACGACACCCTCGCCGCCGCCGTCCTGGTCACCGACTCCACCGAGCTCGCCGACGCCGTCGAGGACGCACTCAAGCGGCAGGTCGCGGCCACCAAGCACATCGAGCGGATCACCGAGGCGCTGGCCGGACGGCAGTCCGCCGTCGTCCTCGTCGACGGCATCGACGAGGGCCTGAGGGTCGTGGACGCCTACGGCGCCGAACACCTGGAGATCCAGACCGCCGACGCCTCCGCCGTCGCCGCCCGGGTCCGCAACGCCGGCGCGGTCTTCGTCGGTCCCTGGGCCCCGGTCTCTCTCGGCGACTACTGCGCCGGCTCCAACCACGTCCTGCCCACCGGCGGCTGCGCCTGCCACTCCTCCGGCCTGTCCGTGCAGTCCTTCCTGCGCGGCATCCATGTCGTGGACTACTCGCGCGACGCGCTGGCCGAGGTCGCCCACCATGTGGTGACCCTCGCCGAGGCCGAGGACCTTCCGGCCCACGGCGCCGCGCTGAAGGCCAGGTTCGAGTGGAAGGTCCCGCAGAGCAAGTGA
- a CDS encoding histidinol-phosphate transaminase: protein MTRIDDLPIRDELRGKSPYGAPQLDVPVRLNTNENPYPLPEPLIERIAERVTEAARRLNRYPDRDAVELRTELARYLTRTGGHEVTADQVWAANGSNEVIQQLLQTFGGPGRTALGFEPSYSMHGLISRGTGTGWISGPRNDDFTVDVEAARAVIAEERPDVVFICSPNNPTGTAVGEATVLALYEAAQAARADGAGALVVVDEAYGEFSHRPSLLPLIEGRPNLVVSRTMSKAFGAAGLRLGYLAADPAVVDAVQLVRLPYHLSSVTQATALAALEHTDTLLKYVAQLKTERDRLVTELRAAGCQVVDSDANFVQFGLFEDAHATWQAILDHGVLVRDNGVPGWLRVTAGTPAENDAFLDAVRAVLKESKR from the coding sequence GTGACCAGGATCGACGATCTCCCCATCCGGGACGAGCTGCGCGGCAAGTCCCCCTACGGCGCACCCCAGCTGGACGTCCCGGTGCGGCTGAACACCAACGAGAACCCCTACCCGCTGCCCGAGCCGCTGATCGAGCGGATCGCCGAGCGGGTGACCGAGGCCGCCCGCCGGCTCAACCGCTACCCCGACCGGGACGCGGTCGAGCTGCGCACCGAGCTGGCCCGCTACCTCACCCGCACCGGCGGCCACGAGGTCACCGCCGACCAGGTCTGGGCCGCCAACGGCTCCAACGAGGTCATCCAGCAGCTGCTGCAGACCTTCGGCGGCCCCGGCCGCACGGCCCTCGGCTTCGAGCCGTCGTACTCCATGCACGGGCTGATCTCCCGCGGCACGGGCACCGGCTGGATCTCCGGCCCCCGCAACGACGACTTCACCGTCGACGTCGAGGCGGCCAGGGCGGTCATCGCCGAAGAGCGGCCCGATGTCGTCTTCATCTGCTCGCCGAACAACCCCACCGGCACCGCCGTCGGGGAAGCGACCGTGCTCGCGCTGTACGAAGCGGCGCAGGCGGCCCGGGCCGACGGGGCCGGCGCGCTGGTGGTGGTCGACGAGGCCTACGGCGAGTTCAGCCACCGGCCCTCGCTGCTGCCGCTGATCGAGGGCCGGCCGAATCTGGTGGTCTCCCGGACCATGTCCAAGGCCTTCGGCGCCGCCGGACTGCGCCTGGGCTACCTCGCCGCCGACCCCGCCGTGGTCGACGCGGTGCAGCTGGTCCGGCTCCCGTACCACCTCTCGTCCGTCACCCAGGCCACCGCACTCGCCGCGCTGGAGCACACCGACACCCTGCTGAAGTACGTCGCGCAGCTCAAGACCGAGCGGGACCGCCTGGTCACCGAGCTGCGGGCGGCCGGCTGCCAGGTCGTCGACTCCGACGCCAACTTCGTGCAGTTCGGCCTCTTCGAGGACGCGCACGCCACCTGGCAGGCGATCCTCGACCACGGCGTGCTGGTCCGGGACAACGGCGTACCGGGCTGGCTGCGGGTCACCGCCGGCACCCCGGCCGAGAACGACGCGTTCCTCGACGCGGTTCGCGCAGTACTGAAGGAGAGCAAGCGATGA
- the hisB gene encoding imidazoleglycerol-phosphate dehydratase HisB codes for MTRVGRVERTTKETSVLVEIDLDGRGEVEVSTGVGFYDHMLDQLGRHGLFDLKVKTDGDLHIDTHHTIEDTALALGAAFKQALGDKSGIYRFGNCTVPLDESLAQVTVDLSGRPYLVHTEPENMAPMIGSYDTTMTRHIFESFVAQAQIALHIHVPYGRNAHHIVECQFKALARALRYASERDPRAAGIIPSTKGAL; via the coding sequence ATGACCCGCGTAGGACGCGTGGAGCGCACGACCAAGGAAACCTCCGTCCTCGTCGAGATCGACCTCGACGGCAGGGGCGAGGTGGAGGTGTCGACCGGTGTGGGCTTCTACGACCACATGCTCGACCAGCTCGGCCGGCACGGCCTGTTCGACCTCAAGGTCAAGACCGACGGCGATCTGCACATCGACACCCACCACACCATCGAGGACACCGCGCTGGCCCTGGGCGCCGCGTTCAAGCAGGCCCTCGGTGACAAGTCCGGGATCTACCGCTTCGGCAACTGCACCGTCCCGCTGGACGAATCGCTCGCCCAGGTGACCGTGGACCTCTCCGGCCGCCCGTACCTGGTGCACACCGAGCCGGAGAACATGGCGCCGATGATCGGCAGCTACGACACGACCATGACCCGGCACATCTTCGAGTCGTTCGTCGCCCAGGCACAGATAGCACTGCACATCCACGTCCCGTACGGCCGCAACGCCCACCACATCGTGGAGTGCCAGTTCAAGGCGCTGGCCCGCGCCCTGCGCTACGCCAGCGAACGCGACCCGCGCGCGGCCGGGATCATCCCCTCGACCAAGGGAGCCCTGTAG
- the hisH gene encoding imidazole glycerol phosphate synthase subunit HisH, whose translation MELSPSASRKKVVVLDYGFGNVRSAERALAHVGAEVEITRDFDRAMNAEGLLVPGVGAFAACMAGLKQARGDWIIGRRLSGGRPVMGICVGMQILFGRGIEHGVETEGLDEWPGTVGPLKAEVVPHMGWNTVEAAGDSQLFAQLPADARYYFVHSYAVHDWELEVGNPHLTAPKVTWATHGERFVAAVENGPLWATQFHPEKSGDAGAQLLTNWIETL comes from the coding sequence ATGGAATTGAGCCCCTCGGCATCCCGTAAGAAGGTCGTCGTCCTCGACTACGGCTTCGGCAACGTCCGCTCCGCCGAGCGCGCGCTGGCGCACGTCGGCGCCGAGGTGGAGATCACCCGGGACTTCGACCGGGCGATGAACGCCGAGGGCCTGCTGGTCCCCGGCGTCGGCGCGTTCGCCGCCTGCATGGCCGGGCTCAAGCAGGCCCGCGGCGACTGGATCATCGGACGCCGGCTGTCCGGCGGACGCCCCGTGATGGGCATCTGCGTCGGTATGCAGATCCTCTTCGGCCGCGGCATCGAGCACGGCGTCGAGACCGAGGGCCTGGACGAGTGGCCCGGCACGGTCGGCCCGCTCAAGGCCGAGGTCGTCCCGCACATGGGCTGGAACACCGTCGAGGCCGCCGGGGACTCCCAGCTCTTCGCCCAGCTGCCCGCCGACGCCCGCTACTACTTCGTGCACTCCTACGCGGTGCACGACTGGGAGCTGGAGGTCGGCAACCCCCACCTCACCGCGCCGAAGGTCACCTGGGCCACGCACGGCGAGCGGTTCGTGGCCGCGGTCGAGAACGGCCCGCTGTGGGCCACCCAGTTCCACCCCGAGAAGTCCGGCGACGCCGGTGCCCAGCTCCTGACCAATTGGATCGAGACCCTGTAA
- the priA gene encoding bifunctional 1-(5-phosphoribosyl)-5-((5-phosphoribosylamino)methylideneamino)imidazole-4-carboxamide isomerase/phosphoribosylanthranilate isomerase PriA — protein MPNAAKLELLPAVDVRDGQAVRLVHGESGSETSYGDPLQAALAWQRSGAEWLHLVDLDAAFGTGDNRAQIAEVARSMDIKVELSGGIRDDDSLAAALATGCRRVNLGTAALETPEWVAKVIAEHGDKIAVGLDVRGTTLRGRGWTRDGGDLYETLARLDSEGCARYVVTDINKDGTLQGPNVELLRNVCAATDRPVVASGGVSSLDDLRVLASLVPEGVEGAIVGKALYAKAFTLEEALAAVS, from the coding sequence ATGCCGAACGCTGCGAAGCTCGAACTCCTCCCCGCCGTCGATGTCCGCGACGGCCAGGCCGTCCGCCTGGTGCACGGTGAGTCCGGCTCCGAGACCTCCTACGGGGACCCGCTTCAGGCGGCCCTCGCCTGGCAGCGGTCCGGCGCCGAGTGGCTGCACCTCGTCGACCTCGACGCGGCCTTCGGCACCGGCGACAACCGGGCGCAGATCGCCGAGGTCGCCCGCTCCATGGACATCAAGGTCGAGCTGTCCGGCGGTATCCGCGACGACGACTCGCTCGCCGCGGCCCTGGCCACCGGCTGCCGCCGGGTCAACCTCGGCACCGCCGCGCTGGAGACCCCCGAGTGGGTCGCCAAGGTCATCGCCGAGCACGGCGACAAGATCGCGGTCGGCCTGGACGTCCGCGGCACGACGCTGCGCGGCCGCGGCTGGACCCGCGACGGCGGCGACCTCTACGAGACGCTGGCCCGCCTCGACTCCGAGGGCTGCGCCCGCTACGTCGTCACCGACATCAACAAGGACGGCACCCTCCAGGGCCCCAACGTCGAACTGCTCAGGAACGTCTGCGCGGCCACCGACCGGCCCGTGGTCGCCTCCGGCGGTGTCTCCTCGCTCGACGACCTGCGGGTGCTGGCCTCGCTGGTACCGGAAGGTGTCGAAGGGGCGATCGTCGGCAAGGCGCTCTATGCGAAGGCGTTCACTCTCGAAGAGGCGCTGGCAGCAGTGTCGTAA
- a CDS encoding Rid family hydrolase has product MTIERVRTPNPWEEKIGFARAVAAGDRVLVAGTMPLVDGVLVGEGDPYEQTKAAFTQALDALKPFGLGADAVLRTRVYLTHLRDVDASGRAHRELFEAAPPVSSLVVVSGFVDPRVLVEVELEAFRELSERPEPT; this is encoded by the coding sequence ATGACCATCGAGCGCGTACGGACTCCCAACCCCTGGGAAGAGAAGATCGGTTTCGCACGCGCCGTGGCGGCCGGCGACCGGGTCCTGGTCGCCGGCACGATGCCACTGGTCGACGGCGTCCTTGTGGGCGAGGGCGACCCGTACGAACAGACCAAGGCCGCCTTCACCCAGGCGCTGGATGCGCTCAAACCCTTCGGCCTCGGCGCCGACGCGGTGCTGCGCACCCGTGTGTACCTCACCCACCTGCGCGATGTGGACGCATCCGGCCGCGCCCACCGGGAGCTCTTCGAGGCCGCGCCGCCCGTTTCGAGCCTGGTCGTGGTCTCCGGATTCGTCGACCCCCGCGTCCTGGTGGAAGTGGAACTGGAAGCTTTCCGAGAACTGTCAGAGAGGCCTGAACCGACATGA
- the hisF gene encoding imidazole glycerol phosphate synthase subunit HisF has translation MTLAVRVIPCLDVEGGRVVKGVNFQNLRDAGDPVEMAKVYGEEGADELTFLDITASSGNRETTYDVVRRTAEQVFIPLTVGGGVRTPEDVDKLLRAGADKVGVNTAAIARPDVIREIAERFGSQVLVLSVDARRTDAGTPSGYEVTTHGGRRGTGIDAVEWAHRAAELGAGEILLNSMDADGTKDGYDVEMIEAVRRHVTVPVIASGGAGKLDDFAPAVAAGADAVLAASVFHFGDLRIGQVKDALRGAGHPVR, from the coding sequence ATGACCCTGGCGGTCCGAGTCATCCCTTGCCTGGACGTCGAAGGCGGCCGGGTCGTCAAGGGCGTCAACTTCCAGAACCTGCGCGACGCGGGCGATCCCGTCGAGATGGCGAAGGTCTACGGCGAGGAGGGCGCCGACGAGCTGACCTTCCTCGACATCACCGCCTCCTCCGGCAACCGCGAGACCACCTACGACGTGGTCCGCCGCACCGCCGAGCAGGTCTTCATCCCCCTCACGGTGGGCGGCGGCGTCCGCACCCCCGAGGACGTCGACAAGCTGCTGCGGGCCGGCGCGGACAAGGTCGGCGTCAACACCGCCGCCATCGCCCGCCCCGACGTGATCCGCGAGATCGCCGAACGCTTCGGCAGCCAGGTCCTGGTCCTCTCGGTCGACGCCCGCCGCACCGACGCGGGGACGCCGTCCGGCTACGAGGTCACCACCCACGGCGGCCGCCGCGGCACCGGCATCGACGCCGTGGAATGGGCCCACCGCGCCGCCGAACTCGGCGCCGGAGAGATCCTTCTCAACTCCATGGACGCCGACGGCACCAAGGACGGCTACGACGTCGAGATGATCGAGGCGGTCCGTAGGCACGTCACCGTCCCGGTGATCGCCTCCGGCGGCGCCGGCAAGCTGGACGACTTCGCCCCGGCCGTCGCGGCCGGCGCCGACGCGGTCCTGGCCGCCTCCGTCTTCCACTTCGGTGACCTGCGCATCGGCCAGGTCAAGGACGCCCTCCGGGGGGCGGGACACCCGGTGCGCTGA